The following are encoded in a window of Nitrospira sp. genomic DNA:
- a CDS encoding iron-sulfur cluster assembly accessory protein: METTQTPQTPAITLTDAALTELKRLINVQGLTEGGLRVGVKGGGCSGLSYTINFDEKIGPHDTVCEFDGVKVIVDMKSAIYLQGTQLDFQKDLMSGSFKFINPNAQKTCGCGESFSA; encoded by the coding sequence ATGGAGACGACACAGACTCCGCAGACCCCGGCCATCACGCTGACCGACGCGGCGCTCACGGAACTCAAGCGCCTGATAAACGTGCAGGGCCTCACCGAGGGCGGCCTGCGGGTGGGCGTCAAGGGCGGTGGCTGCTCGGGGCTCAGCTATACGATCAATTTTGACGAGAAGATCGGCCCGCACGACACCGTCTGCGAGTTCGACGGCGTCAAGGTGATCGTGGACATGAAGAGCGCCATCTATCTGCAGGGTACGCAGCTCGACTTCCAGAAGGACCTGATGAGTGGCTCGTTCAAGTTCATCAATCCAAACGCGCAGAAAACCTGCGGCTGCGGGGAGTCCTTTTCAGCCTGA
- the hscB gene encoding Fe-S protein assembly co-chaperone HscB, with amino-acid sequence MTTRTAAASVALPVVSKTITMEHPPSQTSKHTELPMARSMCWHCQSEITGEYYCGQCVKVQPLSKDMDYFSCLGLPPRLHLNPKALEETYYELSRAFHPDFFQTKTETEKQISLNNSALLNTAYRTLKDPVQRAEYLLKLQAGAAKDIRNSPPADLFEEILELQEDLDAYREADAAHDPKGLEIQKAKLQKDRIHLEERFVGMDAWLSDLFTKWDALQVRAPQADALRAEKDAALKELRELLSNRTYLRNILNDVVATIEGEHADRRH; translated from the coding sequence ATGACGACGCGTACGGCGGCTGCCTCAGTTGCCCTGCCCGTCGTATCAAAAACCATAACCATGGAACACCCTCCGTCACAAACATCTAAACACACCGAACTGCCGATGGCTCGCAGCATGTGCTGGCACTGCCAGTCGGAAATCACGGGCGAGTACTACTGCGGCCAATGCGTGAAGGTGCAGCCCCTGTCGAAGGACATGGATTACTTCTCCTGCCTGGGTCTGCCACCCCGACTCCATCTCAATCCGAAGGCGCTGGAAGAAACCTATTACGAGTTGAGCCGGGCGTTTCATCCGGACTTTTTCCAGACCAAGACTGAGACGGAGAAACAGATCAGCCTGAATAATTCGGCCCTGCTCAACACGGCCTACCGCACGCTAAAAGATCCCGTGCAGCGAGCCGAGTATCTGTTGAAGCTTCAAGCCGGCGCGGCCAAGGACATCCGCAACTCCCCGCCGGCGGATCTCTTTGAGGAAATTCTCGAATTACAGGAAGACCTCGACGCCTATCGCGAGGCGGACGCTGCGCACGATCCAAAAGGTCTCGAGATCCAGAAGGCCAAGCTCCAGAAGGACCGCATCCATCTGGAAGAACGGTTTGTCGGCATGGACGCGTGGCTGTCGGACCTCTTCACCAAGTGGGACGCCCTTCAAGTGCGGGCTCCGCAGGCGGACGCGCTGAGGGCTGAGAAGGACGCGGCGCTCAAGGAGCTGCGCGAGCTGCTCTCGAACCGGACCTACCTGCGCAATATTTTAAACGATGTCGTGGCGACCATCGAAGGCGAGCATGCGGATCGTCGGCATTGA